The following proteins are co-located in the Pochonia chlamydosporia 170 chromosome 6, whole genome shotgun sequence genome:
- a CDS encoding MFS multidrug transporter (similar to Neosartorya fischeri NRRL 181 XP_001264734.1) — protein MSDEKNNEPERLPVPSEAPHGNHLGNHLGNHHDVESSLGATSEDTDFDDDDKSEDLDGHRPTLREMRSNTSYSSSRRRRAESAATTTGSLARTVTRRDTIISRIRSRPVPQFSHPLAHVPTSEAELVNFEGPDDPYHPLNWVTNKKASTTLLYGLVTMTATWASSSYSAGTAQIAQEFHVGTQVATLGTTLYLFGFGLGPLLWAPLSEVYGRRVAVMVPMFIAICFSFGSATAKDLQTLMLTRFWGAFFASAPVTNTGGVLGDLYSPAWRGIAMAGYAMAVVGGPVLGPIVSAAVVEQPSLGWRWTEYLTGILQVVILIVAIIFIDESYPQKLLVYKARRLRHDTGNWALHAKFEEWDVSVSELAQKFLLRPVQLLCTPICFLMALYASFCYGILYMQLGAIPIIFGELRGWQPLVATLPFLCILIGAMLGCGLNVYNQTLYNKVYHAVGNRAVPEKRLPPMMLGSVLFSGGQFLLGWTADPSIHWIAPCFGLIMLGTGFFTIFQAALNYLVDTFQAYAASAVAANTFLRSCFAGAFPLVVGPLYHNIGVGPGSSITGGFAALLIPVPFVFYKYGKRVRAKSKWSRKSVFDA, from the exons ATGTCGGACGAAAAGAATAATGAACCAGAGAGGTTGCCCGTTCCATCGGAAGCACCTCACGGAAACCACCTTGGAAACCACCTTGGAAACCATCATGACGTCGAATCGTCACTAGGCGCCACCAGCGAAGATaccgactttgacgatgacgacaaATCGGAAGACCTCGACGGGCACCGCCCTACGCTGCGAGAAATGCGTTCCAATACATCATACTCGAGCTCTAGAAGAAGGCGCGCAGAGTCTGCTGCAACCACCACGGGAAGTCTAGCGAGAACCGTGACCCGGCGcgacaccatcatctccagaATACGATCGCGGCCAGTTCCACAGTTCAGCCATCCTCTTGCCCATGTTCCCACGAGTGAGGCTGAACTCGTCAACTTTGAAGGGCCAGACGATCCCTATCACCCTCTAAACTGGGTGACAAACAAAaaggcatcaacaacacTGCTCTACGGACTCGTCACCATGACGGCGACATGGGCATCGTCTTCCTACTCTGCGGGCACTGCACAGATTGCGCAGGAATTCCACGTCGGAACGCAGGTAGCCACCCTCGGAACGACATTATACCTCTTTGGCTTTGGACTCGGGCCGTTGCTCTGGGCGCCGCTGAGTGAAGTCTATGGACGTCGCGTCGCCGTCATGGTGCCCATGTTTATCGCCAtctgcttcagctttggtAGTGCGACTGCCAAGGATCTCCAGACGCTCATGCTGACGCGATTCTGGGGCGCATTCTTTGCATCTGCGCCGGTAACCAACACTGGTGGTGTGCTGGGGGATTTGTACTCCCCAGCTTGGCGAggcattgccatggctggctatGCAATGGCTGTTGTCGGTGGTCCCGTTTTAG GACCAATAGTCTCTGCAGCCGTGGTAGAGCAACCTTCGCTAGGCTGGCGCTGGACCGAATACCTCACCGGCATCCTCCAagtcgtcatcctcatcgtggccatcatcttcatcgacgaAAGCTACCCGCAGAAACTCCTCGTCTACAAAGCCCGGCGCCTGCGCCACGACACAGGAAACTGGGCGCTGCATGCGAAATTCGAAGAATGGGACGTCAGCGTCAGCGAGCTGGCGCAAAAGTTCTTGCTGCGACCTGTGCAGCTTCTGTGCACGCCGATTTGCTTCCTCATGGCTTTGTACGCTAGCTTTTGCTATGGGATTTTGTACATGCAGCTTGGTGCTATTCCCATCATCTTTGGCGAACTGCGCGGTTGGCAGCCTCTTGTTGCTACTTTGCCGTTTCTTTGTATCCTTATTGGCGCGATGCTTGGTTGTGGCCTCAACGTTTATAACCAGACCTTGTACAATAAAGTGTATCATGCGGTGGGAAATAGAGCAGTTCCCGAGAAGAGGCTACCTCCCATGATGCTGGGCTCCGTTCTCTTTAGCGGCGGTCAATTCCTCCTTGGCTGGACCGCCGATCCAAGCATTCACTGGATTGCGCCGTGCTTCGGGCTCATCATGCTCGGCACGGGCTTCTTTACCATCTTCCAAGCAGCGTTGAATTATTTGGTTGATACGTTTCAGGCATATGCCGCTTCAGCCGTCGCAGCAAATACCTTTTTGCGGTCTTGTTTCGCCGGCGCATTCCCGCTGGTTGTAGGACCGCTGTATCACAACATTGGCGTAGGGCCGGGGTCGAGCATCACAGGTGGTTTTGCGGCCTTGCTGATTCCTGTGCCTTTTGTGTTTTACAAGTATGGTAAGCGGGTGAGGGCCAAGTCGAAGTGGTCGAGGAAATCTGTTTTTGATGCATAG